The segment AAgcttataatattaaattaacgAAACGAaagtaataattaaattaataatattatcgAAGTCTAACGTAGACTTCATCGTTCTCTGGCGGCTTAAAAACTTTTCAAAAGACGACAGCTTCAACACCAAGCTAAAAGTTTCTCACAAAACAAACTATAAGacgagaaaaaataaaaacatatgttCTTCACAAAACTGATTTCTTCTCCAAAAATGGATAGTGAAATATCAAAGAAAGTCACGGCTATGTTTGATCATCACCGGCGGTTAAACCGGTCCGGATCATCACTGTTCACAGCGTTTGCTGCCTCGGTGATAGCTCTGATCGTTTTCACGGTGGTTATCGTATCTAACTTATCGGTGAGAGACATCTCGGAGGTGGTGAAGATAGAGATCAAGACGGTTGTTCCTTACTTGCCTCTGCGATCAGAGAAAGAGCTAAGCGTTGGCAACAACAGTAACTACAGTATCACAGTCAAGGAGAATAACAATCTCGAGATTCTTAAAACTTTTGGAGGCATAGGAGGCGCGTCGGAGAAGTTTCAGGAGAGAGCGACAGAGTTTCTGAGAGATGATGACTGCGAAGTCAGTTTCATGATGACGTGGATCTCCCCTGCTGAGATGTTCGGTAAGAGAGAGGTTCTGTCCGTGGAAAGCGTGTTTAAATCTCATCCTCGTGGCTGTTTGATCATTTTATCATCCACGATGGATTCTCCTCGAGGGTTTAGCGTCTTGAGACCGTTTCTCGATCGCGGTTACAGAGTTACGGCGGTAACTCCTGATCTGCCCTTTTTGCTCAAGGACACGGCGGGAGAAGCATGGCTCGAGGAGATTCGGACAGGGAAGAGAGATCCCGGGAAGATCTCTTTAGCTCAGAATCTATCGAACCTCGTGAGGCTCGCGTACTTGTACAAGTTCGGAGGTGTTTATCTGGACACGGACGTGATAGTGctgaaaagttttaaaaatctaaGGAACGTGATCGGCGCGCAGACCCTCGAACCGGTTTCGAGAAACTGGACGAGGTTGAACAACGCGGTTTTGGTTTTCGACAAGAACCATCCTCTCTTGAGGAAATGTATCGAAGAGTTTGCGTTGACTTTCAACGGGAACGTTTGGGGTCATAACGGACCGTATCTTGTTTCTAGAGTGGCTCGAGCTGTTGAAGGAACTGTTGGTTATAACTTCACTGTCATGACGCCTCCTGCGTTTTATTCGGTTAATTGGATTGAGATTGGGAAGCTCTTCAAGGTTCCGAGAACCGAGAAGGATTCGAAGAGAGTTCAAGTTAAGGTTCTTGAGATGCAGAGGAGAAGCTACGGGTTGCATTTGTGGAATAAGTTTAGTAGTAAGTTTGAAATTGAGAAAGGTAGTGCTATGGATAAAATTGTTTCGGATCATTGTGTGATCTGTGAGAATGTCTCTGTATCATAACACTTTGTATGTTAATTACCATTGTAGATTAGCTTGTAAAGTGTAGTTAACAATGAAAGCCTTAGTAGTTTATCTTTTCGATTAAAAAGAAACTTCGACCAACTCTAATTAATCAGTCTCCACCAAACAAAATGTAGTTTCTCAACCGAATTTCAATTTTGATGACTTGAGGTTGACGTTACAATCATGGAATTATTATTTTCAGTGTTCAAAAAGGAATATACACTAAGCTAACGATGACTCAACGCATATAGTTAAGGCGCTAAGCTAGCAACGCCTACTGTATAAAACgcttattaaaaaatttagattatcAGTTGGacaaatgtttaaatttttaaaagaatataatatattataatagtttacaaatagtatatattttatttttataaaattttattatatggtatcagttattatattaaaatgatatattttaagatattatatttttggatagtTAAAACGGTAACAACCAAAAATTTGGAGGGTTTATTGCTTGCTAAAAAGGCTAAAACGTTTTTATAGAATACTTGCACAACTTATTCAGCGTTTTGCGTTTGGAATGAAATAACAATTGGGCCAGGCCCATGTATAGACAACATCATCAGTTACAATTACATTTCTTCCCTCAGCCCAATTGACAAATCAAAAGCTCAAACCGAAAGTGATTATGGTTTCCGATAGAAGCGAGCGGTTGAAGCTCAACGTCGGCGGCGAAATCTTCGAAACCACCGCATCGACCATTCAATCAACCTGCCCAGACTCACTCCTCGCTGCTCTCTCCGCCCCAACCTCCCATGGATCCAATCCCGTCTTCATCGATCGCGACCCGGAGATCTTCTCCGTCATCCTCAACCTCCTCCGAACCGGACGCCTCCCAGCCAACTCCTCCGGCGCCTTCTCCAAGCAGGAGCTCCTCGACGAAGCTCTTTACTACGGCGTCGAGTCGCTCCTCCGGTCGGCGATGCTGCCTCCGCCGCTCCAAGGCTTCGACGCTTCTCTAGTCTCCACCGTCTCTCCGGCGACCGACGGAGTCCCCTCCGCTTTCACCGCAAACGCCGGAGACGCTTCTCTGTGGATCGCTCACGGCGGACAGATCTCCGTCTACGATTGGAGTCTCTCCCACGCCGTGACCGTCCGCACGCATCTCACCGACGTCACGTCGATCTGCCGCGTGTGGGCCGAGGCGGCGGCGATCGGATCTGGATCCGCGTCGGGGCTTCACTTCTACGATCTCTCGAGTGGTCGTTACGTAGGATCCACGCACTGGACGGATCCGGAGGATCCGAGGATCCACAAGTCGCGAGTCGCCGCCGTTGCGGATTCTCCCGGCGGAGTGTTCGCGTCGTTCGATTGCTTGCACAGAGAGAACAGCGTTCTCCAGATCGATAAATCCACTCTCCAAGTCGCCGCCGTGATCGGACAGCAATCCGGAAGCTCAGCTAAAACCGCCGTACCGGAGAAGCTCCGGTGGGTGGGGGATAACGGTCTTTTGGTCGGATCCGCGGTCCAGCGAGGAGTGTTCGGATGCTCCGGGTACATCCGGATCTGGGACCCGAGATCCAGGACCATCGTGTGGGAGACGAGCGAGCCAGGCTCGGGACGAAGCAGCAGGTTCGGAGACGCGTTAGCTGACGTGGACGTTGATGGCTCGACGCTCTTCAAGGTGTGTTCCAAGTCAGGTGATCTCGGGATGGCAGACCTTCGTAAATTAGGCGAAGATCCGTGGGTTTATGTGTCGGACGAGAATCCTGGCGCGTGGAGTGCAGACGAGGGAGACAGAAGCGGCGGTTACAGCGTCGTGCATTGTTATAGGAAGCAAGTGTTGGCCGCGAGAGGTGGCGCGTTGGAGGTGTGGTCGAGTGTTGAGGGGAAAGCGAGTGGTGATGTGATTCGTAGAAGAAACTTTGTAGACAAGGAAGAAGACTCCAAGAGAGGGATGATTTCGAAAATCGAGGCAGGAGGTGATAGGTTGTTTGTTTCTAGGGAATATGTGGAAGGTGTTGAGGTCTGGGAGAGTTCTAACTCCTCGAGTATGATAGAACTGTGATCAAGCGGCTATGTTTTCAGGAagatgttttgtttctttggaGAACATTTGAACATATTGTAATGAAGAACTGCCAGATTCAGACTTCACTGTTGTTGTAACATTCACCGGCTATCTCTTCTGTTGTAAATAGATTCATAGAGGTTTATCTTTGCAAAGTTACGGTTATAATCTTATTGATAACTGATAAAAAAATAAGCTATGTTGGTTCTAGTTGAGTGGGGGAAAATCaagttcaaaaataataaaaatgcaGGCTCTGCCGAGGCTAAAGGTTTAACCTATAGAAGTCCTTGTGGTGGAAttgacagaaagaaaaaaaaaatctttatcgATTCATCGTATCTAATTGATCAATGATCTTCTTTTGAAACACTATCTAATTAATCTATGATCTCTGCTTGATTAT is part of the Raphanus sativus cultivar WK10039 chromosome 5, ASM80110v3, whole genome shotgun sequence genome and harbors:
- the LOC108861212 gene encoding uncharacterized protein LOC108861212, which translates into the protein MFFTKLISSPKMDSEISKKVTAMFDHHRRLNRSGSSLFTAFAASVIALIVFTVVIVSNLSVRDISEVVKIEIKTVVPYLPLRSEKELSVGNNSNYSITVKENNNLEILKTFGGIGGASEKFQERATEFLRDDDCEVSFMMTWISPAEMFGKREVLSVESVFKSHPRGCLIILSSTMDSPRGFSVLRPFLDRGYRVTAVTPDLPFLLKDTAGEAWLEEIRTGKRDPGKISLAQNLSNLVRLAYLYKFGGVYLDTDVIVLKSFKNLRNVIGAQTLEPVSRNWTRLNNAVLVFDKNHPLLRKCIEEFALTFNGNVWGHNGPYLVSRVARAVEGTVGYNFTVMTPPAFYSVNWIEIGKLFKVPRTEKDSKRVQVKVLEMQRRSYGLHLWNKFSSKFEIEKGSAMDKIVSDHCVICENVSVS
- the LOC108856412 gene encoding protein ENDOPLASMIC RETICULUM-ARRESTED PEN3 produces the protein MVSDRSERLKLNVGGEIFETTASTIQSTCPDSLLAALSAPTSHGSNPVFIDRDPEIFSVILNLLRTGRLPANSSGAFSKQELLDEALYYGVESLLRSAMLPPPLQGFDASLVSTVSPATDGVPSAFTANAGDASLWIAHGGQISVYDWSLSHAVTVRTHLTDVTSICRVWAEAAAIGSGSASGLHFYDLSSGRYVGSTHWTDPEDPRIHKSRVAAVADSPGGVFASFDCLHRENSVLQIDKSTLQVAAVIGQQSGSSAKTAVPEKLRWVGDNGLLVGSAVQRGVFGCSGYIRIWDPRSRTIVWETSEPGSGRSSRFGDALADVDVDGSTLFKVCSKSGDLGMADLRKLGEDPWVYVSDENPGAWSADEGDRSGGYSVVHCYRKQVLAARGGALEVWSSVEGKASGDVIRRRNFVDKEEDSKRGMISKIEAGGDRLFVSREYVEGVEVWESSNSSSMIEL